The Bacillota bacterium genome contains a region encoding:
- a CDS encoding SIMPL domain-containing protein (The SIMPL domain is named for its presence in mouse protein SIMPL (signalling molecule that associates with mouse pelle-like kinase). Bacterial member BP26, from Brucella, was shown to assemble into a channel-like structure, while YggE from E. coli has been associated with resistance to oxidative stress.), with the protein MSTKNIIIITALVLVVGLLVVGCGGNQLSTGTVEAPRVIQTYGEAELTAPPELAKISLAVETRSTVAEQAVEENARLATSVKEALLAFGLAEEDLVTGSYRLYSYREWMEGRPLGQEEQQTFQVVNEIIVSTNDLEAVGEIIDIAVRAGANSINYITFEIENPQELLMQALKAATEQAAKKAESIAEGAGARISGLHSVREERTDYLPFRFQSDMLKEEMAMGDGSTPITPDEVTVRAMVVAEYAF; encoded by the coding sequence ATGAGTACAAAAAATATAATTATCATTACAGCACTTGTATTGGTAGTAGGGTTACTCGTTGTTGGATGTGGTGGAAATCAGTTGTCAACCGGCACTGTTGAAGCGCCGAGAGTTATACAAACTTATGGTGAGGCAGAATTAACAGCCCCACCAGAGCTGGCTAAGATCAGTCTTGCAGTAGAAACCCGCAGCACTGTAGCTGAACAGGCAGTTGAAGAAAATGCCCGGCTGGCTACATCTGTAAAAGAAGCCCTGCTTGCCTTCGGATTGGCTGAAGAAGATTTGGTCACCGGATCATACCGGCTTTACAGTTATCGGGAATGGATGGAAGGCCGCCCGCTCGGTCAGGAAGAGCAGCAAACCTTCCAGGTTGTAAATGAAATAATTGTCTCTACGAACGATCTGGAAGCAGTCGGCGAAATTATCGATATTGCAGTCCGTGCCGGAGCGAACAGCATAAATTATATCACTTTCGAAATTGAAAACCCACAGGAACTCTTGATGCAGGCTCTAAAAGCAGCCACCGAACAGGCTGCTAAAAAGGCAGAATCTATCGCTGAAGGTGCAGGGGCAAGAATATCCGGTCTGCACAGTGTAAGAGAGGAAAGAACAGACTACCTTCCCTTCAGATTTCAGAGTGATATGCTGAAAGAAGAAATGGCCATGGGTGATGGTTCCACTCCGATCACACCGGACGAGGTAACAGTACGAGCTATGGTTGTAGCGGAATATGCATTTTAA
- a CDS encoding YdeI/OmpD-associated family protein: MAKDYSNLKRPKQAMPGFVKQALKRRGLLKAYKKRPEYQQNDYLGWINDAKLQETKMERLNQMLDELEKGGVYMNMEHPPSMKK, translated from the coding sequence ATGGCAAAGGATTATTCAAATCTGAAGCGCCCGAAACAGGCCATGCCTGGTTTTGTCAAGCAGGCTTTGAAAAGAAGGGGTTTACTGAAAGCATATAAGAAGCGGCCTGAGTACCAGCAAAATGATTACCTTGGCTGGATTAATGATGCAAAGCTTCAGGAAACAAAAATGGAAAGGCTCAATCAGATGTTGGATGAACTTGAAAAAGGCGGAGTTTATATGAATATGGAGCATCCGCCATCGATGAAAAAGTAA
- a CDS encoding DUF188 domain-containing protein has product MKIIVDADACPKNVLQICFQLGHKYEIPIWTVASFNHNIESDNHLIVGSDPQEADIKVINLTERGDIVVTQDWGLAAMVIGKKARCLSPDGREYLSENMDFLLEERELKARFRRGGGRTRGPKKRSPDNDKRFFSLLERIIIESS; this is encoded by the coding sequence ATGAAAATTATTGTCGATGCTGATGCCTGCCCCAAAAATGTTTTGCAGATATGCTTTCAGCTTGGACATAAATATGAAATACCGATTTGGACTGTAGCAAGCTTTAACCATAATATTGAATCAGACAACCATTTAATAGTTGGCAGCGATCCTCAGGAAGCGGATATTAAAGTAATCAATCTTACCGAAAGAGGCGATATAGTTGTGACTCAGGACTGGGGTCTGGCAGCTATGGTCATTGGTAAGAAAGCCAGATGTTTAAGCCCTGACGGTAGAGAATATCTTTCTGAAAATATGGATTTCCTTTTGGAAGAGCGGGAACTTAAAGCCAGGTTCCGACGCGGTGGAGGAAGAACGAGGGGGCCCAAAAAACGGTCCCCGGATAATGATAAGAGGTTCTTTTCGTTACTGGAAAGAATAATCATCGAATCAAGCTAA
- a CDS encoding FAD-dependent oxidoreductase translates to MTKIIIIGAGPAGVTAAETVCRFDELADIIMLSSEPYPPYSPPALVEYFLTGEPVHFWKGKDFPEKLSIEFRPGIRVKHIQTEKKTIILDSGDTLAYDRLLIAAGARLYTPLDGSDKEGIHNFKSLMAGEKLLSRVRAGEVKTALIVGAGFIGVEIALLLNELGIAVKMLVRSRIMRGMLDPETSAFIMNMLRARGIEIIEGEDADALAFTGRDRAEGVQMRSGKELQADLLVAATGLKPNIEFLEGSGIESDWGVMVDEKLCTNYPDVYAAGDIAETTDRVSGRRYAHANFPNAVAQGVVAGLNLLGHDVVYNGSDSMNSLKHLGLPVMAAGIMEGEELSVRSDGNLRKLWVKDDRLVGFRLAGDIGGAGIYLSLIRRAVPISTIKDKLTDKNFGMAYLMESALDPTINIVREY, encoded by the coding sequence GTGACAAAAATAATTATTATCGGCGCCGGACCGGCAGGTGTAACTGCTGCAGAAACTGTCTGCCGCTTTGATGAACTTGCGGATATTATAATGTTATCAAGTGAACCGTATCCGCCCTATTCTCCTCCGGCATTGGTCGAGTACTTTCTTACAGGCGAGCCCGTCCATTTCTGGAAAGGTAAAGACTTCCCGGAGAAATTGTCTATTGAATTCCGCCCTGGAATCCGAGTAAAACATATACAAACCGAGAAAAAAACCATCATTCTGGACAGCGGTGATACGCTTGCTTATGATCGTCTGCTTATTGCTGCAGGGGCCAGGTTATACACTCCACTTGATGGGTCCGATAAAGAAGGAATCCATAACTTTAAATCTCTTATGGCTGGAGAGAAACTGTTGTCACGGGTTCGAGCTGGAGAAGTTAAAACAGCTTTAATTGTAGGGGCCGGATTCATCGGTGTGGAAATTGCCCTGCTGCTTAATGAATTAGGCATAGCCGTCAAAATGCTGGTTCGCTCCAGGATAATGCGGGGAATGCTTGACCCTGAAACTTCAGCATTTATTATGAACATGCTGCGTGCAAGAGGGATTGAAATAATTGAGGGCGAAGATGCCGATGCGCTAGCCTTCACCGGAAGGGACAGAGCCGAAGGAGTGCAGATGAGATCGGGGAAGGAACTACAAGCCGATCTGCTGGTTGCTGCAACCGGACTGAAGCCAAACATCGAGTTCCTCGAAGGCTCAGGAATAGAAAGCGACTGGGGAGTTATGGTAGATGAAAAACTCTGCACAAACTATCCTGATGTTTATGCAGCAGGAGATATAGCGGAAACTACTGATCGGGTCAGTGGACGCCGCTATGCTCATGCTAATTTCCCAAATGCTGTAGCCCAAGGGGTGGTTGCCGGCCTTAACCTGCTGGGTCATGATGTAGTTTATAACGGCTCAGACAGTATGAACAGCCTTAAACATCTTGGGTTACCCGTCATGGCAGCAGGTATCATGGAAGGCGAAGAGTTATCCGTTCGCAGCGACGGTAACTTGCGGAAATTATGGGTCAAAGATGACAGGTTGGTCGGCTTCCGCCTGGCCGGCGACATAGGCGGAGCCGGAATATACCTTTCCCTGATCAGGCGTGCTGTTCCAATCTCTACCATAAAAGATAAATTGACTGACAAAAATTTCGGCATGGCTTATCTGATGGAATCAGCCCTTGATCCCACCATAAATATTGTTCGCGAATATTAG
- the lepA gene encoding translation elongation factor 4, producing MKANNIRNFCIIAHIDHGKSTLADRLLESTGTLTARQMKEQVLDQMDLERERGITIKLQAVRLQYKARDGEEYILNLIDTPGHVDFTYEVSRSLAACEGAILVVDAVQGIEAQTLANMYLAVEQNLTIVPVINKIDLDNADPDRIRQELVDIIGSEAEVALEVSAKQGIGIEEVLEAVVKKIPPPGQSGMEAPLRALVFDSHYDKYRGVIAYIRIMEGSIKVGEKIQFMNTGKMFEVTETGVFRPMMRPTSALSAGEVGYLMASIKNVSDARVGDTITKAENPASQALPGYRKVVSMVFCGLFPQDSNDYAILREAIERLTLNDSALSYEPEKSTALGLGFRCGFLGLLHMDIVRERLEREYGLDLIVSAPSVIYKVHLKNGNIIEVDNPVLMPNTDERVAIEEPYVEASIFTPEEYLGAVMELCQEKRGEFRNTEYLESGRVRLSYYLPLAEIIYDYFDLLKSRTRGYASLDYTIHGYRISSLVLMDILVNTEKVDALSFIIHRDKAYQRGREMVEKLKEIIPRQMFDVPIQAALENKIIARETIKALRKNVTEKLYGGDVTRKRKLLEKQKEGKKKMKKIGRVEIPQEAFTAVLKVK from the coding sequence TTGAAAGCGAATAATATCAGGAACTTTTGCATCATTGCTCATATTGATCATGGCAAATCAACATTGGCTGACAGGTTGCTGGAGAGTACCGGCACTTTAACTGCCCGGCAGATGAAGGAACAGGTTCTCGATCAGATGGATCTGGAGCGTGAGCGGGGAATAACGATCAAGCTTCAGGCGGTTCGTCTTCAGTATAAGGCCAGGGATGGGGAAGAATATATCCTGAACCTGATAGATACACCGGGTCATGTTGATTTTACTTATGAAGTTTCCAGAAGCCTTGCAGCTTGTGAAGGAGCAATCCTGGTTGTTGATGCTGTACAGGGTATTGAAGCACAGACTCTGGCCAACATGTACCTGGCTGTGGAGCAGAACCTGACAATTGTTCCGGTTATCAATAAGATTGACCTGGATAATGCAGACCCGGATAGAATCAGGCAGGAACTGGTGGATATCATTGGCAGTGAAGCTGAAGTAGCTCTCGAGGTATCAGCGAAGCAGGGTATTGGTATCGAAGAAGTTTTAGAAGCTGTTGTGAAAAAAATACCCCCACCGGGACAGAGTGGTATGGAAGCACCTTTAAGAGCTCTGGTCTTTGATTCCCACTATGATAAATACAGGGGTGTAATTGCTTATATAAGGATAATGGAAGGTAGTATCAAGGTCGGCGAAAAGATACAATTCATGAATACTGGGAAGATGTTCGAAGTAACAGAAACAGGGGTATTCCGGCCTATGATGAGGCCAACTTCAGCTCTGTCAGCAGGAGAAGTGGGTTACCTGATGGCTTCTATCAAGAATGTTAGTGACGCAAGGGTCGGGGATACCATAACAAAGGCTGAAAACCCGGCCAGTCAGGCACTGCCCGGCTACCGTAAAGTGGTTTCCATGGTATTTTGCGGCTTATTTCCCCAGGACAGCAATGATTATGCGATCTTGCGCGAGGCTATTGAACGCTTAACACTAAATGATTCAGCACTCTCTTATGAACCGGAAAAATCCACTGCTCTTGGACTAGGTTTTCGCTGCGGTTTCCTGGGGCTGCTGCATATGGATATAGTGCGGGAGCGTTTGGAGAGGGAATACGGTCTGGATTTGATTGTATCTGCACCAAGTGTAATTTACAAAGTTCACCTGAAAAATGGGAATATAATTGAAGTTGATAACCCGGTCCTGATGCCTAATACTGATGAGCGAGTTGCTATAGAAGAACCTTATGTGGAAGCTTCAATATTTACCCCTGAAGAATACCTGGGAGCAGTCATGGAGCTCTGCCAGGAAAAAAGAGGAGAATTCCGTAATACGGAATACCTGGAATCAGGAAGAGTCAGGCTTTCATATTATTTACCACTGGCAGAAATCATATATGATTATTTTGATTTGTTGAAATCCAGGACAAGGGGCTATGCTTCACTTGATTACACGATTCATGGTTACAGGATATCTTCCCTGGTTTTGATGGATATCCTGGTCAATACGGAAAAGGTTGATGCACTTTCATTTATTATTCACAGGGATAAAGCTTACCAGAGGGGCAGGGAAATGGTCGAGAAATTAAAGGAGATTATTCCGAGGCAGATGTTTGATGTTCCTATTCAGGCAGCTCTCGAAAATAAGATAATTGCCAGGGAAACAATAAAAGCTTTACGCAAAAATGTTACTGAAAAATTATACGGCGGCGATGTAACTCGTAAAAGAAAACTGCTTGAAAAACAAAAAGAAGGTAAGAAAAAAATGAAAAAGATCGGAAGAGTTGAAATCCCCCAGGAAGCCTTTACCGCAGTCCTGAAAGTCAAATAA
- a CDS encoding alpha/beta hydrolase, with the protein MRRIMNMPGRIIDSNIEIGKSTMNYVSFGKGSKPLVIIPGLSDGLRTVKGSGLMLWFFYKAYARDFRIWVFSRKNNLEPEYTTRDMAGDQAEAMDKLGLDTAYIMGVSQGGMISQWLAIDHPEKVKKLAIVISLARQNEVIQKVVTNWIDLAEKEKFGELSIDTMEKSFTEKYLKKYRLFLSLIKAIDKPQSKERFLIQANSCLTHNAYEQLSEIKCPTFIIGGGSDQVVGGPEVQEEMAAAIEDSRLKIYPHLGHGAYAEAPDFNEQILNFYKTI; encoded by the coding sequence ATGCGCAGAATTATGAATATGCCGGGAAGAATAATCGATTCCAACATCGAAATTGGCAAGAGCACCATGAATTATGTTTCATTTGGAAAGGGAAGCAAACCCCTGGTTATCATTCCGGGATTGAGTGATGGTTTAAGAACGGTTAAAGGCAGTGGCTTGATGCTCTGGTTTTTTTATAAAGCATATGCCCGGGATTTTCGTATCTGGGTTTTCAGCCGTAAGAATAACCTTGAGCCGGAATACACAACACGCGATATGGCCGGTGATCAAGCTGAAGCGATGGATAAACTGGGACTCGATACTGCTTATATTATGGGCGTCTCCCAGGGCGGAATGATCTCTCAATGGCTCGCGATAGATCATCCTGAAAAAGTTAAAAAACTGGCCATCGTAATCTCCTTAGCACGACAGAATGAAGTCATTCAAAAAGTGGTAACAAACTGGATCGATCTGGCTGAAAAAGAGAAATTCGGAGAACTCTCGATTGATACAATGGAAAAATCTTTCACCGAAAAATATCTAAAAAAATACCGTTTATTTTTATCACTGATTAAAGCGATCGACAAGCCGCAGTCGAAAGAAAGATTCCTTATTCAAGCTAACTCCTGCTTAACCCACAACGCCTATGAACAGCTATCAGAAATAAAGTGCCCCACCTTCATCATCGGCGGCGGATCTGATCAAGTTGTGGGTGGACCTGAAGTACAGGAAGAAATGGCCGCTGCCATAGAAGACAGTCGCCTTAAAATATATCCCCATCTTGGGCATGGGGCTTATGCCGAAGCTCCTGACTTTAATGAACAGATCCTGAACTTCTATAAAACTATTTAA
- a CDS encoding 3-hydroxybutyrate dehydrogenase: MVNNKVCIVTGAAVGVGLGASEVLAEDGAKVIMTDIAEEKLMAEAKRLDSDCYKADLTDRRACKALVDYVMGKYSRVDILVNVASIQTISPIDEFPEDKWDYMISLMLTAPFLLTRYVWPSMKNNNWGRIVHHNSIHGLVASEFRAAYVSAKHGLSGLTKVSALEGGKYGITVNSICSSYVRTPMFENQIADLARINSISEEEVIEKIVLQKAAIKRLHEPKEIGEIIKFFCSDAAIGITGTTFTVDCGWTAG, translated from the coding sequence ATGGTGAACAACAAGGTATGCATTGTTACAGGAGCAGCAGTCGGAGTTGGCTTGGGAGCATCTGAGGTGCTCGCCGAAGATGGAGCAAAAGTAATCATGACCGATATTGCTGAAGAGAAGTTGATGGCTGAAGCAAAGAGGCTTGATTCAGATTGTTATAAAGCAGATTTAACTGACCGGAGAGCATGTAAAGCCCTGGTTGATTATGTTATGGGAAAATATTCCCGGGTGGACATCCTGGTAAATGTTGCCAGTATTCAGACGATCAGCCCTATTGATGAATTTCCGGAAGACAAGTGGGATTATATGATCAGTTTGATGCTGACAGCGCCGTTTTTGCTGACCAGGTATGTATGGCCCTCAATGAAAAATAATAATTGGGGGAGGATAGTACACCATAACTCAATTCACGGCCTGGTTGCTTCGGAGTTCAGGGCTGCTTACGTATCGGCCAAACATGGTTTGAGCGGTCTGACTAAGGTATCTGCGCTTGAAGGTGGGAAATATGGTATAACTGTGAATTCAATATGTTCCTCATATGTGAGAACTCCAATGTTCGAAAACCAGATTGCTGATCTGGCCAGGATCAATTCTATTTCTGAGGAAGAGGTAATCGAGAAAATTGTTTTGCAAAAAGCAGCGATAAAAAGACTTCACGAACCGAAAGAAATCGGTGAAATAATAAAATTTTTCTGTTCCGATGCAGCTATAGGAATTACCGGAACAACTTTTACTGTTGATTGTGGCTGGACTGCAGGTTAA
- a CDS encoding transposase yields the protein MPRQAREKSNTGIYHIMIRGINKQKIFLDRNDREKFLSALLKYKKSSGYDVFGYCLMDNHIHLLLKEGQEPIDLTLKRIGVSYVFWFNKKYERSGHLFQDRFKSEPVEDDLYLFVVLRYIHQNPLNAKIVKDISDFEWSSHNSYLNQTGELVDFSFILKIFNPDPPLAVTAYKSFMLMKNRDECLDIDDEENKNISDQQVVKLIKELTGQADPKLVKTMDKKVRNRILKTLKDSGARIRQLAEITEINRGIIERAGKT from the coding sequence ATGCCAAGACAAGCGAGAGAAAAAAGCAATACAGGAATTTATCACATCATGATTCGGGGTATCAACAAGCAAAAAATATTTCTTGATCGGAATGACAGAGAAAAATTTTTATCTGCACTATTGAAATATAAAAAGTCCTCAGGCTATGATGTTTTTGGATACTGCCTCATGGATAACCATATACATTTATTACTGAAGGAAGGCCAAGAGCCAATTGACCTGACATTAAAACGAATCGGAGTAAGTTATGTGTTTTGGTTTAATAAAAAATATGAGCGTAGTGGGCACCTTTTTCAGGACCGGTTTAAAAGTGAACCGGTTGAAGATGATCTATATTTATTTGTAGTTTTGCGGTACATTCATCAGAATCCACTTAATGCTAAGATAGTAAAAGATATATCAGACTTTGAATGGAGCAGTCATAACAGCTACTTGAATCAAACCGGTGAGCTTGTTGATTTTAGTTTTATCTTAAAAATTTTTAATCCAGATCCTCCATTGGCGGTAACTGCTTACAAATCATTTATGCTCATGAAAAACAGAGACGAATGCTTGGATATCGATGATGAAGAAAACAAGAATATTTCGGATCAGCAGGTAGTTAAATTGATTAAAGAATTGACCGGACAGGCTGATCCAAAATTGGTTAAAACCATGGATAAGAAAGTGCGGAATAGGATACTAAAAACACTGAAAGACAGTGGAGCTAGAATCAGGCAGTTAGCGGAAATAACGGAAATAAACAGAGGTATTATTGAAAGAGCTGGGAAAACATGA
- a CDS encoding 4Fe-4S dicluster domain-containing protein: MKTVFVQPERCVGCKQCEIACAVEHSQSKDLFKAVFESPKPKPRIQVGPGIYLNSSFPNKCRHCDPAPCMAVCPTAAINRTPDREIVLIDGNKCISCAMCAMVCPFDVIRYYETADALKGKIVALKCDHCVDRQSRGLEPACVEVCKVNALLFGDINELARSSSSQLAKAVSVAAASVPPEPAHLPENFQAWRKFGETVSKLNER, translated from the coding sequence ATGAAAACGGTGTTTGTACAACCAGAACGATGTGTTGGCTGTAAACAGTGTGAAATTGCCTGTGCTGTTGAACACTCGCAAAGTAAGGATCTTTTCAAAGCTGTTTTTGAAAGCCCCAAACCGAAACCACGCATTCAGGTCGGCCCAGGAATTTACCTCAACTCATCTTTTCCCAATAAATGCAGACATTGCGACCCCGCTCCCTGCATGGCTGTATGCCCTACCGCAGCTATCAACAGAACCCCGGACAGAGAAATTGTTCTTATCGATGGCAACAAGTGCATCAGCTGCGCCATGTGTGCCATGGTCTGTCCTTTCGATGTAATTCGCTACTACGAAACTGCAGATGCATTAAAAGGTAAAATTGTTGCATTGAAATGCGACCATTGTGTTGATCGTCAATCCAGGGGGCTTGAGCCTGCCTGCGTCGAGGTCTGCAAAGTTAATGCGCTGCTATTCGGTGATATTAATGAACTGGCCAGAAGCTCCTCTTCTCAGCTGGCCAAAGCTGTATCTGTTGCAGCAGCTTCTGTTCCACCTGAACCAGCCCACCTGCCGGAAAACTTCCAAGCCTGGCGCAAATTCGGGGAAACCGTTTCCAAATTAAATGAACGGTAG
- the cooS gene encoding anaerobic carbon-monoxide dehydrogenase catalytic subunit yields the protein MTDHYKDLSIAQDAQKILRIAGEENIETVWDRLHAQEPQCGYCALGLSCRNCAMGPCRIDPFGEGPQKGVCGADADVIVARNLARTIAAGASAHSDHGRDILEALYHVGAGDTNSYQVNDEEKLKRVAGEFGISVDGKDAKTLAKELAWEMMEDFGTRKESLTFLDRVPPARRELWEKLHITPRGIDRENVETLHRTHMGVDNDYINILLHALRTSLSDGWGGSMIATEVSDILFGTPSPLSSKANLGVLKPDMVNIALHGHNPMLSDVIVQAASDPTLQKLAEEQGAKGINLVGLCCTGNELQMRRGIPMAGNHLIQELVIMTGALEAMLVDYQCIMPSVVEVAKCFHTKVISTFDKAKFTGATHISFDPKRGIEIGREIVKMAVENYSNRIPDRVNIPVSPTEMMAGFSVEAIVGALGGSPAPLVDAIKAGSIRGAAAVVGCNNPKIKHDYGHVTLTRRLIENDILVVVTGCSAVANGKAGLMVPGAAELAGKGLKEVCNALGIPPVLHMGSCVDNTRILVLAAALANFLGTDIDKLPLAGAAPEWYSEKAVSIGAYVVASGIYTVLGVQPNIFGSPNVVNLLAGGLNDVVGASFAVEPDPEKAAVLIRRHIESKRKGLGLPALDPDKIQMS from the coding sequence ATGACTGATCACTACAAAGATTTGAGTATTGCCCAGGATGCGCAAAAGATATTGCGCATCGCCGGTGAGGAAAATATTGAAACTGTATGGGATCGTCTGCATGCGCAGGAACCACAGTGTGGTTACTGTGCTCTCGGTTTAAGCTGCCGCAACTGTGCGATGGGCCCCTGCCGGATTGATCCCTTCGGTGAAGGGCCACAAAAAGGCGTATGTGGTGCAGACGCCGATGTAATTGTAGCCCGCAACCTGGCCCGTACAATTGCCGCGGGAGCATCCGCTCATTCAGACCATGGAAGAGATATTCTGGAAGCCCTCTATCATGTCGGAGCCGGTGATACCAACTCCTATCAGGTTAACGATGAAGAAAAGCTAAAACGTGTTGCCGGTGAATTTGGTATTTCTGTTGATGGCAAAGATGCAAAGACCCTGGCAAAGGAACTGGCCTGGGAAATGATGGAAGATTTTGGCACCCGAAAGGAAAGTCTTACCTTCCTGGACAGAGTTCCTCCTGCCCGCCGGGAGCTGTGGGAAAAACTGCATATTACCCCGCGCGGAATAGATCGTGAAAATGTTGAAACACTGCATCGAACTCACATGGGTGTGGACAATGATTATATTAATATACTTTTACATGCCCTGCGAACCAGCCTTTCCGACGGCTGGGGGGGCTCAATGATCGCCACAGAAGTTTCCGATATTCTTTTTGGCACCCCTTCGCCCCTTTCATCAAAAGCAAACCTCGGAGTGCTCAAACCCGATATGGTCAATATTGCTCTACACGGTCACAATCCCATGCTTTCCGATGTTATAGTGCAGGCAGCCTCTGACCCGACTCTGCAAAAATTAGCCGAAGAGCAGGGAGCAAAAGGCATAAATCTGGTTGGCCTATGCTGTACAGGAAACGAATTACAGATGAGGCGGGGAATCCCGATGGCTGGTAATCACCTTATCCAGGAACTGGTAATAATGACCGGCGCGCTGGAGGCAATGCTGGTCGATTACCAGTGCATAATGCCATCTGTAGTTGAAGTCGCCAAATGCTTCCACACGAAGGTGATCTCAACATTTGATAAGGCAAAATTTACCGGCGCAACCCATATCTCATTTGATCCAAAACGGGGAATTGAAATCGGCAGGGAAATTGTCAAAATGGCTGTCGAGAATTACTCTAACCGTATTCCAGACAGAGTAAACATCCCTGTCTCGCCGACAGAAATGATGGCCGGCTTCTCCGTTGAAGCAATCGTCGGGGCGCTCGGTGGAAGCCCTGCTCCTCTTGTAGATGCGATCAAAGCTGGCAGTATTAGAGGTGCTGCTGCTGTCGTTGGCTGTAATAACCCGAAGATCAAGCACGATTATGGACATGTAACCCTGACCCGCCGCCTGATTGAAAATGATATCCTGGTAGTCGTTACCGGCTGCAGTGCAGTTGCCAACGGTAAAGCAGGCTTGATGGTCCCTGGAGCCGCTGAACTGGCTGGAAAAGGGCTCAAAGAAGTTTGCAACGCCCTAGGGATTCCTCCGGTTCTTCACATGGGTTCATGTGTCGATAATACCCGTATCCTGGTCCTCGCGGCCGCACTGGCCAACTTCCTGGGAACTGATATCGATAAACTTCCGCTGGCCGGTGCAGCTCCAGAATGGTATTCAGAAAAAGCAGTTTCAATCGGTGCGTATGTTGTGGCGTCCGGTATTTATACCGTACTGGGCGTACAACCTAATATATTCGGCAGCCCGAATGTCGTAAATCTTCTGGCCGGCGGCCTGAATGATGTGGTCGGTGCATCATTTGCCGTTGAACCAGACCCCGAAAAGGCAGCCGTACTGATCAGACGCCATATCGAAAGTAAACGTAAAGGACTGGGCTTACCGGCTTTGGATCCTGATAAAATACAAATGTCTTAA
- a CDS encoding molybdopterin-dependent oxidoreductase: MNTNTYMKFVILPFVVLLIMLFAVGCVSESSPEEMPEPTIDVVSEATEQRYKELEIRDYEGARLDPSVGPRDNSISGIQQVDINNYNLKISGLVENPIALSYEEVLEKESFQRLITLYCVEGWDATILWEGVRIMDLLNDAAVLDTAEIAIFHCVDGYTTSMPIETIESRNMLLAYSSNGITLPDSLGFPFIVIAEDKLGYKWARWVNEIELSDDLDYEGFWESRGYSNDAETSQ; the protein is encoded by the coding sequence ATGAATACAAATACCTATATGAAATTCGTTATTTTACCGTTTGTAGTGTTATTAATTATGCTATTTGCTGTGGGCTGTGTTTCAGAAAGCAGTCCGGAAGAAATGCCCGAACCAACGATAGATGTTGTTTCCGAAGCAACTGAACAGCGCTATAAAGAATTGGAGATCAGGGACTATGAAGGTGCCAGACTTGATCCTTCAGTAGGCCCACGGGATAATTCAATATCTGGCATACAGCAGGTCGATATCAATAATTATAATCTCAAAATCTCCGGATTGGTGGAAAATCCAATTGCCCTTAGCTATGAAGAAGTCCTGGAGAAAGAGAGCTTCCAAAGGTTAATCACCCTGTACTGCGTGGAAGGCTGGGATGCCACGATTTTGTGGGAAGGGGTCAGGATAATGGATCTTCTAAATGATGCTGCCGTCCTGGATACAGCAGAAATTGCAATCTTCCATTGTGTGGATGGCTATACAACTTCCATGCCCATCGAAACCATTGAATCCAGAAATATGCTGTTAGCTTATTCAAGCAACGGTATAACCCTACCTGATTCACTGGGCTTTCCTTTTATCGTGATCGCCGAAGATAAACTCGGTTACAAGTGGGCCCGCTGGGTAAATGAAATTGAACTGTCAGATGATCTTGACTACGAAGGATTCTGGGAAAGCAGAGGCTATTCAAATGATGCTGAAACCAGCCAGTAA